The nucleotide sequence TTGTGAGACCCACCTGACAGAACCCGCCTTAATTACTAATGCCACCTGGCACCCACCAGTCACTCCTGCAGCCGACAACTTGTTGACTCCCTTCCTTCAACATATTCCAGGGCCTACCTGCTCTGTTCCAGTAAAAATGTCCCAAGAACTCATTGACACCGAAAGGGAACTCACTAGTAACTGAAAATAGTGCCTTTTAGCTGCAGCCTAACGGTAGggttagggctttttttttttttttttttttcttttttaagtttgttggtagggaaaagggaaaggagggtTCCTTTCCAGCACCTGAAATCAGACTGCGCATGTAGCTGTTTCCAGGATCTGGACTCTTGGGAGGCCCTTCCTAAAGGCCTTTGACCTTGAGGAGCCCCCACCCTTCGGCAATGCCCGGCAGCAGCCTGCTGAGCAGACCGGCCAGCTTCAGACGGTGATGTCTACTGCTGTTGGTTGAATGAGCCTCCGGTGCCCCGTTGGCTCCCCATTTGGATGACGGTGGAGGAAGCGACGCTTCCTGAGACCTGCTCCTTTCATCTGAAAATTGAAAATCATCCCCAGGACGTCTCACTGCCAAGGTGTCAGAGTTCTCCAACATCGGCCTGACTCAGGCACGGAAGAACTTCAGGGACACCAAGGAGATGCTCCTAAAAACCCTCCAGACTAGCTTGTTGAGGGCTGATAGGCCTCGGGGCAGGGCCAGTGGCTTCCGTCCTACACTGGGGATGCAGACATCCAGAAGAGAAGGGCCAAGGGACTGCTATTTCCATCTAAGATGAAGTGACTGGCTGACAGTAGGCTTCTGAGGGACGAATAGTCAAACAGACAATGGCCAGACCATCTATAAAAATTGGATTCTGGTCCCCAGTTGGCAGCAAGCAGCACAGGAAGCCAACTTAGTGTCTACACATCAGACCTGTAGGAAGTCAGACCACCATCTCTAGCAACCGGCACAGGAAGCCGGACCATAGCCCCTAGAATGATCAGCCCCAAACAGCCAAGACTTTATTAACAGAGATAACTTCCCTAATTTTTGTCCCCACTTCCAACTTaggaccaaccagagaaagccaaatatgccCTGTTTCTAGTTAGCTCCCTACGGACTTCCTGTGCCGACAGCTTCCGATCGTGGCATATGGTGTATCTTTTTTCACTATAATGCTTTCCCatttctctgcctgcctttgagttTCTGCCACACAcaagtgatggtggctgactCCCTTGCTATACTAAACTCTGAATAAATAGCTTCAGCTtgttcttagaaaacaaaaaaggcagcaGGCCAGAGTTACTGACCTCTGATCTAGAAGAATAGTATTGGACTCACGACAAGATCCCAGTCACAGATGAAGCAAGACAAAAGCGGAGATTATTTAGTTTCTTTAACAAACACTTAaagagcacttactctgtgctggatgttctaaacactttacaaCTGTGGCTAATCTAATTATCATTAAAATACTGAGAGGGATAAGCACTGATGATCCCTATGTAGAGAAGGGTAAaatgctcagagaggttgaatgattttctcaaggccacacagtgagtggcagggccaggatttgaaTGCAGGGAATCTGGCCATGCCCCTCTGTCCTGTGCTGTTGAGAGAGGGGAGCTCCACTTGTCCCAGAGCATCTGGATGACAGGGTCTGGTATTGTCCCTGTATCCCCAGTACCTAGGCCGTAGCGGACCTCAGTCAGTTGCTGCAGaacagaaaaggaataaagaaggaGTAGCAGAGGGGCCTGTCCAGCCATTGTGATGATGACTTGTCCCGTGGGGCTTACTTGGGCTCACTGTATCCTTGTGCCCACCGCAGGGGACCCAAAGGTGCCGGTACTGTACCAGGTGGAGCGGACGCGAACAGGGACCAGCTTCTCTGTGCGCTCCGTGAAGGCCGTGCAGCGTGGCCAGCCCATCTTTATCTGCCAGGCCTCCTTCCAGCAGGCACAGCCCAGCCCCCTGCAGCACCAGTTCTCCATGCCCGCTGTGCCCCCACCGGAAGAGCTGCTTGACCATGAGGCCCTCATTGACCAGTATTTAAGGTGAGAGACCTGGAGGCTCCAGGGCAACTGCTGCCGTCACCTGTTAGTGGGTCGTAGAGTCCATTTTAAAactctaggggaaaaaaacccatatatgtgtatgtatgtgtgtatatgtatatatatatgtatacgtatatgtacaacatgtgtgtatacatacatagagggagggagagagaaggaccaGGAAAGAAGATATTGGAGCATATCGCATAGGGTGGATAAGAACCCTTTTGTGAAGCTTTAGTTTCAGTTGTGTGTGTTGTGGAGTGTGCGAGTAGGTGTGCATGGGCAAGTGTGTTGGGTCACGATGTAAACACAGAGCTTAGTGATTCAGCCAGTTCAGGTACTGTTGCAGCTTTACTGGTTGCGCAAATACTGAAATACTTCTGTAATTACTTGGTGCGTCCCTTCCCGGTCTCTCAGTgatccctctcctcctctggggTCACTCGTGATCCAGCAGCCCAGGAGTTCATGCCGGGCAGGGGTGACGGTCCCCGCTGCCTTTGCCTTCGTGGGTGCTAAATATTTTGAGTATCGCctggtaaaatatatttcttacttgGATCGTAGCTAATAAAGTTGGAAAagtgctggggcaggggagagagctCTGGGTCCCGACACAGGACAGACACAACGGATTCTGGCCGGGTCTGTGCCTCTGATAGCGCCCTCCTGCTGTGCGACTTTGCCTGACGCCCCAGCCTCTCAGAGCCCTGCTTCTTCATGTGGAAAATGGGAATGGTCATGTTTGTCCTGCCTACTTCACAGCTGTCTCATAAGGAGGGCTCCCGTGTCTTGTGCCGCACGCTGGGGACGTAGCACGGTATTGATGGGATGGATGTGGGTGTTATCTTTTGGTAAAGGCCTGGGTTCAAGTTTAGACTCTTTCTGCTAGCTCTGTGAGTTTGCGCAAGTTGCTTTCCCACGCTGAGCTGGTGCCCACAGTTAGGAAATGTGCTAATCATAATTCCTCCCTCATAAagctgctgtgaggattaagtgaggtaaGAGACAATAAGGTACTCAGTGAATGCTCCATAAATTGTAGACACACCACTACCGACAGAGAGGAATAAGCAGAGAGCCTGGTCTGCCGTCAGAGCTCAGAAACGTTTGCTGAAATAAAAGGAGGACGTTGTTCTTAAGGGCCCGTAAATCTAGAGCTGTGCAGTCCAACAAggaagccactagccacatgtggctggcgGCTTCTGTGGTGGAGAGTGCAGGTACAGAACATGCCATCGTCACAGGAGATCTGTGGGAGGGTGCCCTCGAGGGTGGGGTGAAAGTGGAAATACTGGTGAAGAGCACCAGGGCTGGTTGTTACTGTCACTAGAAATGGGCTCCTCCCCTGTGGGGACACAGTGTTCCCACTTGCTTAGGGTAACTCAGTCCAAGTTGTACAGCCTGTTTCTGAAAGTTGAGAATAGTGAAGTAGTTAAGAGCATGCGCCACACTGCCTGGGTCCGGACCCTGCCTTCTCCACTTGCTGAGCAAGCTACTTGGACTGTCGGGGGCTTCATGCATTTATCGGATCGGGGTGATAATAGCATTGTCTCACGGGGTCGTTGTGAAAAGTGAGCGTACgcaaaatgcttagaacagtgcccgtTATGGGGTACACCTTGGTACTCCGGTAGCTACTGTCATCATCtacattttgcagatgggaagataggcccagagaggttacTAACTTGCCAAGGTCACGTGGCTCCTAAGTGGCAAAGAAAGGATTCACacactctccttctctgcctgccagagaggaggtgagcTGTGGGGGAAAAAGTCAGGAGACCCTGTGGAGGACCGAGGGGGGTCACAGAGGCAGCTCAGAgaggctctcccctccccctttacTTTCAGGGACCCCAACCTCCAAGAGATGTACCGGGTAGGACTGAACCGAATTGCTGCCAAGGAGGTGCCCATTGAGATCAAGCTGGTAAACCCACCGATCCTGAGCCAGCTGCAGAGCAAGGAGCCCAAACAGATGTTCTGGGTGCGAGCCCGGGGCCATATTGGTAAGAGGACCCCAAGGACTGGAAGAAAACACTCTCCAGGGGTCTCGGCCTGTACCTCATATGCCCTGTGTGGTGCTGGGCATGttacttcccctctctggacctGTTTCCTTGTCTGCATGGTGGGGAGTTGGCTTAGCTTCTCACCGGGACCCTCTCGGCCGCTTGTATGAGGAAAACGGGGAGGGGACTATAATCATCCTGATGTCGGCCCTTTCTGGGGAAGGCAAGGTACCTTGCTGGTTCTTCTCCGGGACCTCTGCTAACCATACGGTGCCTCTGTGCAGGCTGGAAGAAGATACCCCTTAAAGGACCCAGTGAGGGAGACCTACGGAGTGAAGACTGGATTTCAGTCTTCACTCACCCCTGtcctctgcccatccctgctGCCTTTGtcacctgccacacacacacacacaccccgtagGCCAGGTGCCCTGATACAGTGAGTAGTCTACACATCTGTGTGTGgcagcccctctctgccccctgcctccctgcagGTCCTGAGCTGTAAagcccaggagcccagggctGATGGGGCTGGAACGTGTTGCAGGGGAGGGCGACATGAAGATGCATTGCTGTGTGGCTGCCTACATCTCGGACTATGCCTTCCTGGGCACAGCACTGCTGCCCCACCAGTGGCAGTGTAACGTGCACTTCATGGTCTCTTTGGACCACTCCATGTGGTTCCACAACCCCTTCCGAGCTGACCACTGGATGCTCTATGAATGCGAGAGCCCCTGGGCTGGTGAGTATGGGGCCACCAGGACAAGGGTGCTGACGTTGGGGGGCAGGAAGCCTGCTTTCTGGGGTGATGCTGCCCTCCGCCCCCAGCCTGTGGGGCACTGCACATGTcacttcctctcctgcctcctctagGCTCTGGCATTCTTCTCTTCAAAAGGACAGGGTGAGGCTTGAAACGGGACACCTGTTCAGCTTAATATCTGTAACAGGCAGAAGGTACTAGAGACCCGGTTCTAGTCCAGAACCACTTCAGATTttctgtgtgatcctgggcaagtccCAGCGCctctatgagcctcagtttccccatctgaacaAATAGGGTCCCACGAGCAGTGGTATCTGAACCTGGTGGCCCATCAGACTGCCACTTGGGGGAGCTTTTTCAAAATAGGTTCTCAGATTTTACCCTCAAGATTCTGACTCAGCAGGTCTTGGATAAAATCCAGGAAACTATTTTTGAGAGGCTCCCTGAGCAATA is from Panthera uncia isolate 11264 chromosome A3 unlocalized genomic scaffold, Puncia_PCG_1.0 HiC_scaffold_11, whole genome shotgun sequence and encodes:
- the ACOT8 gene encoding acyl-coenzyme A thioesterase 8 isoform X3, whose amino-acid sequence is MSSSQAPEDQQGGGDPPGDLRSVLVTSVLNLEPLDEDLFRGRHYWVPTTQRLFGGQIVGQALVAAAKSVSEDVHVHSLHCYFVRTGDPKVPVLYQVERTRTGTSFSVRSVKAVQRGQPIFICQASFQQAQPSPLQHQFSMPAVPPPEELLDHEALIDQYLRDPNLQEMYRVGLNRIAAKEVPIEIKLVNPPILSQLQSKEPKQMFWVRARGHIGGSRGLVQGRLWRRDGILAVSCAQEGVIRVKSRVSESKL
- the ACOT8 gene encoding acyl-coenzyme A thioesterase 8 isoform X1 codes for the protein MSSSQAPEDQQGGGDPPGDLRSVLVTSVLNLEPLDEDLFRGRHYWVPTTQRLFGGQIVGQALVAAAKSVSEDVHVHSLHCYFVRTGDPKVPVLYQVERTRTGTSFSVRSVKAVQRGQPIFICQASFQQAQPSPLQHQFSMPAVPPPEELLDHEALIDQYLRDPNLQEMYRVGLNRIAAKEVPIEIKLVNPPILSQLQSKEPKQMFWVRARGHIGEGDMKMHCCVAAYISDYAFLGTALLPHQWQCNVHFMVSLDHSMWFHNPFRADHWMLYECESPWAGGSRGLVQGRLWRRDGILAVSCAQEGVIRVKSRVSESKL
- the ACOT8 gene encoding acyl-coenzyme A thioesterase 8 isoform X2, producing the protein MSSSQAPEDQQGGGDPPGDLRSVLVTSVLNLEPLDEDLFRGRHYWVPTTQRLFGGQIVGQALVAAAKSVSEDVHVHSLHCYFVRTGDPKVPVLYQVERTRTGTSFSVRSVKAVQRGQPIFICQASFQQAQPSPLQHQFSMPAVPPPEELLDHEALIDQYLRDPNLQEMYRVGLNRIAAKEVPIEIKLVNPPILSQLQSKEPKQMFWVRARGHIGWKKIPLKGPSEGDLRSEDWISVFTHPCPLPIPAAFVTCHTHTHTP